A window of Elusimicrobiota bacterium genomic DNA:
CCGCCATTTTAGAAAAATCATAGTGGTCTCTCATTGTCGATTTACCTCCTGTAATTGTCCCGTTCTTTTGAATCGGCTTTCCTGGCCGAAATAATTCTAATGAGGGAATCACTCTCCCGATAGCAGTGGCACACAACAAGCACGTTAAGTCGAGCGCTTAGGCCCAATAAAATGAACCGATCTTCATCCGAGGAATGATCCGGATCAAAAAACTGAACGGCACGAGGGTCATAAAAGACAGTTTGGGCTTCCTCAAATCGGACGCCATGTTTCTTCTGGTTAATTTTATTTTTCTTCTCATCCCAAACAAACCGAATGCTTTTCATTGGTAGAATTCAGGCGCCGGTGGCCAAAGATGGCTCCGGGTTCCTATATCCCCCTATCAAACCGTACGTGACCTTTCCGATCATACGGCTTACCGTGAAGTCTTCAAACATTGGCCATCACCATGACAAGGCTCGGGTTCGGATATCGTATCGTGCCCAGCAATGGCACGATTCCAAGAGATTTATACCAGTCTCGATCATACACCGGGGACCAATACGGTGCCTGCCGCTTTCGTCGTTTGCATTCGAAGTGCCTCAATTTGTTCCAGAGGTATTTCTCCACCTTCCCAAACTGCGCCGCTGCGTTCCCGCTCCGAAAGTATTCTCTCCATGCCAGAAGGACTCGGTTGATCTCAGGCACCAGCTCCCGCACACCCTTGACCCCGTTCCTCCCCCGATGGATGATCCCTCTCAGTCGTTCCCGCACCTTCTTCAATGCCTTCGGTGAAGGCCATCGGTTGAGGTAATATTTCCCTGCAAACCGGTAGGACGGCGTCTTCCTCAGATGATGACCGAGGAAGTCAAACCCTCC
This region includes:
- a CDS encoding BrnT family toxin, translated to MKSIRFVWDEKKNKINQKKHGVRFEEAQTVFYDPRAVQFFDPDHSSDEDRFILLGLSARLNVLVVCHCYRESDSLIRIISARKADSKERDNYRR